The Chrysemys picta bellii isolate R12L10 chromosome 12, ASM1138683v2, whole genome shotgun sequence genome has a segment encoding these proteins:
- the LOC135974890 gene encoding LOW QUALITY PROTEIN: spliceosome RNA helicase DDX39B-like (The sequence of the model RefSeq protein was modified relative to this genomic sequence to represent the inferred CDS: inserted 1 base in 1 codon; deleted 1 base in 1 codon), producing the protein MDVLCQAKSGMGKTAVFVLATLQQLEPVTGQVSVLVMCHTRELAFQISKEYERFSKYMPSVKVAVFFGGLSIKKDEEVLKKNCPHIVVGTPGRILALARNKSLNLKHIKHFILDECDKMLEQLDMRRDVQEIFRMTPHEKQVMMFSATLSKEIRPVCRKFMQDPMEIFVDDETKLTLHGLQQYYVKLKDNEKNRKLFDLLDVLEFNQVVIFVKSVQRCIALAQLLVEQNFPAIAIHRGMPQEERLSRYQQFKDFQRRILVATNLFGXGMDIERVNIAFNYDMPEDSDTYLHRVARAGRFGTKGLAITFVSDENDAKILNDVQDRFEVNISELPDEIDISSYIEQTR; encoded by the exons ATGGACGTGCTGTGCCAGGCCAAGTCGGGCATG GGCAAGACGGCCGTCTTCGTGCTGGCCAcgctgcagcagctggagcccgtcACGGGGCAG GTGTCGGTGCTGGTGATGTGCCACACGCGGGAGCTGGCGTTCCAGATCAGCAAGGAATACGAGCGCTTCTCCAAGTACATGCCCAGCGTcaag gtggcgGTGTTTTTCGGGGGCCTGTCCATCAAGAAGGACGAGGAGGTGCTGAAGAAGAACTGCCCCCACATCGTGGTGGGGACGCCGGGCCGGATCCTGGCCCTGGCGCGCAACAAGAGCCTCAACCTCAAACACATCAAGCACTTCATCCTGGACGAGTGCGACAAGATGCTGGAGCAGCTCG ATATGCGCCGGGACGTCCAGGAGATCTTCCGCATGACCCCGCACGAAAAGCAGGTCATGATGTTTAGCGCCACCCTGAGCAAGGAAATCCGCCCCGTCTGCCGCAAATTCATGCAAGAC cccatgGAGATCTTCGTGGACGACGAGACGAAGCTGACGCTGCACGGCCTGCAGCAATACTACGTCAAGCTGAAGGACAACGAGAAGAACCGCAAGCTCTTCGACCTGCTCGATGTGCTGGAGTTCAACCAG gtgGTGATCTTCGTCAAGTCGGTGCAGCGCTGCATTGCGTTGGCCCAGCTGCTGGTGGAGCAGAACTTCCCGGCCATCGCCATCCACCGGGGCATGCCCCAGGAGGAGAG gctGTCCCGCTACCAGCAGTTCAAGGATTTCCAGCGCCGGATCCTGGTGGCCACCAACCTCTTCG CGGGGATGGACATCGAGCGGGTCAACATCGCCTTCAACTACGACATGCCCGAGGACTCGGACACCTACCTGCACCGG GTGGCGCGCGCTGGGCGGTTCGGCACCAAGGGCCTGGCCATCACCTTTGTGTCGGATGAGAACGACGCCAAGATCCTGAACGACGTGCAGGATCGCTTCGAGGTGAACATCAGCGAGCTGCCCGACGAGATCGACATCTCCTCCTACA TTGAACAGACCCGATAA